The Dehalococcoidia bacterium genome segment GCCGACCTGGATACCGACGCGATCGAGGCCAACCGGCGCATCTGCCTTCGCTTCCCCGTGATTCCTTCGCCCGCATCCGAGGCGCAAATCCGGTCAGCCGTGAGCGTGATGACGCCTGCGCTGACCAATGACGTCGACTACCAGCGCCAGTGGCTCGCCAACCGACTGCCGGGATGGAGTGACAGTGAGCTCTACAATATTACCGAGACTGACCTGCGGATGGTAGCGCTGCTCGACCGCTTGCTCAATGATCCCGATGTAGGCAGTTCATTGAAGACAATGGCAAGCCGTGCTGCCGGATTCCAGAGAGGCGAAGGACAGGCGAGGGAAATCTTCCTCCATGAAGGTATCCAGGCTCAAAACAGGCCGGGAACTCTGTATCACGAACTCACCCATTTCTACTCTCACACGGTCTTCCGCGACTGGGTGGCGACCACAACCAACAGCCGCTGGTACAACGATGGCTTCGCTGAGTATCTGGCCCGGCTGGCCATGCCGGACCCTGTTCGTGTTCAGAGGACGCAGTATCAGGATCGGTGGGACAGCATTAATACTGAGGTAGCGCCAAGTGTGCCCGAAGACGACATCGCCCGCGCCTACTTCCTCGGCGAGGTGTGGCGTATCGAGACGGCCTCCACGGTGTCCCGGCGAGAGGCTGGCGCGCAGTTGGACCTTCAGGAAACAGCCACTGCCGGTGAGGAAAAAGAGTCTTCACGGACCGGCCCCGGCATCAATCAGACCGTCATGCCCGGGCAGCACTATCGGTTCATGAATATCGGGTTTGATCGCCCCGCACCCAAGCCAGAGCATGTGGGCTTCTTTCGACAGATCAAGTCAGAGCATCTGGATCCGGCGCCAGCAGTTGCGGTGTGTTTTGTGGGCCATGCATCGACAGCCGGATCGCTCGAATACAACGAGCAATTGTCCTCGCGTCGTGCGCAAGCCTTTTACGAAATGGCCCAGACTGAGGGAGTCTCCGGCGATCGGCTCATCGGTGCGGCCAATCCGCCGCACTTGGGCGAAACCCGCGTGACGGCCACCGAAGAAGATCCGGCCACCCGGGCATTTAACCGGCGTGTAGAGATGATACTTCAACCCGTCGCCGCAGGAGCAACCGTGGCTCAGGCTAACATGCGCCGCAGTTCACGCATCGATGTCGCCACCTCCGTTCAAGCCCATCTCCCATCTTATCCCGACAGCGATGGCGGATTGTTAACCCAGGCATTGCTTGCCCGCCTCGGGCGACAGGGAACGACTCCCAGCGCAGCGACCGCCGCTGTAGGGGCAGGCGAACGCAGATTCGGCAGTTCGCCCGGCTCCGATGAGGAGCGGGCGGGAGTCTCGGTTGGCCAGAGCGCCACTGCCGCTTCGGGAAGCACTCCGCAACGCCGTGCTGTTGTCATTGGCAACGGCGATTATGATCCGGCCACAACCAGCGGACATACCATGGCGACGACAAACCCGTTGCCAAGCAGCTTGACCGACTCCAGCCGAATTGCCACAGCGCTTTCCGACAGGGGGTATGATGTGAGCCATCTCCCCAATCAGACGGCGACGCAGATCGACTCGGCGCTGACGAGCGCACTCTCCGGGCTTTCGGCCGGAAGCGAACTATTCTTCTATTACAGCGGGCATGGCACGCTTGAGGGGCTCATCGGCATCGACGGCACTGCGTTCACTCAGGCGCAAATGCTGTCGATCCGTTCCGCTGCCCGTACGGCTCTGGTTGACCTGATCATCAATACCGACGCTTGTCATTCCGGGGTCTTCGCCGACGCGATTCGCGGTGCAGAGCTGCGGGACACGCGTACATCTGCCGCGGGTGGCAGCGGCGGATCGACCAATGCTATTCTGGTGGCGGCGCTTGACGCTGCCATTGCCGTACAAGATGCGAAGGATGCTTACAATACAGCTATCCAAGGATGGTGGGAGCAGCGCTGGGTCCTGGAGGCAGCCATGGCCGCACCTCCACCAATGACTGACCCGGATATCGACCCACGCGGGATCGCGTGGAGCACTCATTACCAAACAGCCGCTTCGCATTGGAATGACTTTGTCACCACGGCAAACCCGCTCCTCCACGCCATGCGGATCGCTGCCGCTACGGCTGGAATCGCATTGGCCGGTCTCACACTCACCTCAATTACGTCACCCTATAACAGCGACGCCGAGATGTTAGTGCAGGCTGGCCTCGATGACGTGGATACGCTCACCAATCAGGTGCTCACGGAGGTCGATGGGCGGTTGCCGTAGCCAGGGGATGTTGTCAGGGTTACTGATCCCAAAGGAGAAATCATATGAGCAGTTTTCCCGGTTCACCGAATCTGGCCAGGGGGGCGCTGGTCGGTTATGACCCGATGAATCCGCTGGCCAGTGTGATCGTTTTTCAGTATAACCCGCAAACGCTGACGCGTTCGCTGAGGGCTCGTTCCTCGGGTGGGGAGGGCGGCGCTGTTGCAGAGGTGACGCGCCTTTCCGGCGCACCGGAGGAGACCATCAGCCTGGAGATCGAGATCGACGCCACCGACCAGCTGGAGAAAGCCGATCCGATAGCCGTCAGCATGGGCATCTACCCGCAGCTTTCGGCCCTTGAGATGCTCCTTTATCCCAAGACCGTCCAGGTGATCGCCAACACGGCTCTCATGGCGGCGGGCACCATCGAGATCATCCCGCCAGAAGGCCCGTTCGTTCTCTTCATCTGGGGTATGAAACGCGTGCTGCCGGTGAAGCTCTCCGAGTTCTCTATCACCGAGGAAGCCCATGACGTCAACCTGAACCCCATTCGCGCCAAGATATCGCTCAGCCTGAAGGTTCTGAGCTACAATGATCTCTCTCTGACCCATCCGGGCTACTATGCCTTCCTGGGCCACCAGGCGGTGAAGGAAGCGATGGCTGTGATCGGCAGCGTGAGCAACGTGAGCGCCGCGGCAAGCAGCGGCATCAATCTTGGGTGAGGTAAGCTATGTTCGATTCTACCAGCCGATACTACAATCTGGAGACGGCCACCTATACCACTAGCGATGGGCAGGTGATCGCCTACAAGCGACGAAGATTCCTGCCGCAGGGCAAAGACCTGCCGCTTTTAACCCAGAGCAGGGTGGAACAGAGCGACCGCTTGGACCTGATCGCGGGCCGAACCATCGGCGATCCGGAGCAGTTCTGGCGCGTCTGCGATGCCAATGACGCCATGAATCCGGACGAGTTGATCGAAGAGCCGGGAGTAAGCCTCCGGGTGCCGATTCCCCAGCCTGAGGTGCCTCGATGACCCAACCGGGAATTCATCTGACCCTGCTCATGGGGCCGACTGTGCCGGTGCCGGTTACGCCCACGCTTCTGGAGGCGCTGGACAGCGTGGAGGTGACGCACCGGGATCAGGGACGCTCCGGGTTTCAGATGACGTTCAAGGTGGGAAGGTCCGGCCCGACGGATATGCTGGAATTCAACGCACTTCAAAATTTGGCGCTCCGGCCGTTCAGCCGGGTCATCTTGATGGTGACCTTCGGCGCAGTGCCACGGATATTGATGGATGGAATCATCACTCAGCAGCAGCTCTCGCCCCAGAACCAGCCGGGCTCCTCGAGGCTGGTCATCACCGGGGAGGACGTCAGCGTGATGATGGATATGGAGGAGAAGGCCGTCGAGCATCCGGCCCAGAATGAGATGATCATCGCCAATATGATTATTGCCAGCTATGCCCAGTACGGCCTGACGCCGATGGTGATCCCGCCGGCTTCCTTCGATACGCCCATTCCCACGGAGAGAACGCCGGTGCAGCAGCTCACCGATCTGGCCTATTTGAACGAGATGGCCGGGCGCTGCGGATACGTTTTTTACGTCACCCCGGGGCTGGTGCCGGGACAGAACATTGCCTACTGGGGTCCGCCGATCCGGGCGGGTCTGCCGCAGAAAGCGCTTTCCCTGAACATGGGGCCCAATACCAATGTGGAGCAGATGAGCTTCTCTAACGATGCCCTGCGCCCGACTTTGCAGTCGGGCTCGATTCAGGATCGGCAAAGCAATCAGAGCCTGCCGGTGCAGACCTTTGCCAGCACCCGGACACCGCTTTCCAGCCAGCCCGCGCTGATGGCTAATCAGCCCAATGTGCGGCGAAGAGGATTCCGACGCAGCGGGGTCAACACTGTTCAGGCCTATGCCCAGGCTCAGGGAGTGACCGATATCTCCACCGATGATGTGGTGACTGCCAGCGGAGAGCTCAATGCCTTGTTTTATGGAGACTTGCTTCAGCCCAGGGGGTTGGTGGGAGTGCGGGGCGCAGGCTACAGCTATGACGGGACTTACTATGTTAAAAACGTCACCCACAGCATCCGCAAGAACGAATACAAACAGCGTTTCACCCTGACCCGCGAAGGGACAGGATCGATAACGCCGATGGTGAGAACATGAAATTCTTCGGCAAATATCGCGGCACGGTAGCCAATAATGTCGATCCGATGCAGCAGGGACGCATCCAGGTGAATTGTCCTTCGGTTCTGGGAGACGGCCAGATGAGTTGGGCCATGCCCTGCTCTCCCTATGCAGGCTCTTCAGTGGGGCTGTTCACCATTCCGCCAGCCGGGGCCAATGTGTGGGTGGAGTTTGAAGAAGGCGAACCCGATTACCCCATCTGGAGCGGATGCTTCTGGGGAACGGGGGAGGTTCCGGCCAGTCCCGCTATCGCCGAGATGAAGGTCTTCAAAACGGATACGGCCACCATCACCATCAATGATACGCCCGGCGCGGGAGGCATCAAGATTGAGACCACCGCCGGGATGAAGATCGAGATCAGCGCCACCGGCATCGAGATCAATAACGGCTCGGGCGCCAGCATCAAACTTCAAGGTAACAAAGTAACCATCAACGATTCCGCCCTGGAGGTGATGTGATGTCTGGTTATCTGCTCCATCAGGGGGCCACGGTGATGTGTGCTCACTCCGGGCAGGCTCAGCCTACGGCGCCCAATGCGCGCGTCAAGGTGAACAGCCAGATGGTGGTGACTCAGAGCTGTACCTATACCATCGCCGGTTGCTCGTTCAACGTTTCCGGGTCTCCGGTTCCGTGCGTCACCGGCCAGTGGATCACGGCAGCAACACGGGTAAAAGTGGGGGGGCTTCCTGTTCTCCTGCAGGATAGCCAATCGACTTGTATGCCCAACGGCACGCCGATGACCGTTTCATCTACCCAGACTCGAGTGAGGGGGACATAATGCAAATCGATTATCCGCTTCATTTCGATAGCCGCGGCCGCACAGCGGAGGCCGCCGCAGATAAACACATCCGCGATCTGATCGAGCAGGTCCTTTTCACCTCTCCCGGCGAACGCGTCAACCGGCCCACATTCGGCTGCGGGCTGATGCAGCTGGTGTTCGCCCCCAACAGCGATGAGCTGGCTACGGCCACCCAGTATCTGGTGCAGGGCTCTTTGCAGCAATGGCTGGGGGACTTGATTCAGGTGGAAGCCGTCGAGGTGCGCTCGGAGGAATCGACCATTGAGGTCACCATGAAGTATATCGTTCGCCAGACCCGGGAGCGCACGGTGGCGCAGTTCTCGCGCGAGGTTTAGATGAATACACAATATCATTGCCACAATCCGCAGCGGCTTCAATTGGTGCGTCAGCACCCGAATCTCAACGCCATCGACTATCTGGAGGTGCTCGATCAGCTCTCTCCTGATCAGAGCCTGCGCCAGCGCATCCTGCTGGTCCATTGCGTCAAACCGATTTCCGGCGTCACGGCCGCCAATGTGCGCATCGAGGGCGGAGTTCGCCGTCAGGTGAATGTTCAAGAAGCATCTATAGCCTCCGAAATGATCGATGCCCTCAAGGATTTGCCTGTCCAGACCCGCAGCGAGATACTCGATCGCGATGACCCGGCCAGGGTGCTCATCGTCAAGGTCGATTCATTGGCCGATTTCTCCACCTACCGGCTGAAGCTGGTCAAATCGATTACCAGCGATACGCCGCCCGTCGGCTTCGATCCGGTCCTTTTCTGGATTGAGTTCGCCTTCAAGGTGGAATGCCCCAGCGATTTCGATTGCCTGCCCAGGCTGGTTTGCCCGCCGCCGGATCTGACCGGACCCCGGATCGATTACCTGGCCAAGGATTATGCCAGCTTCCGTCGATTGCTCCTGGACCGGCTTTCCACCGTTCTGCCCGATTGGCAAGAGCGCAACGCGGCCGATGTGGGCGTGGCGCTGGTGGAAGCTCTGGCTTATGCCGGAGACTATCTCAGCTACTATCAGGATGCGGTAGCTACCGAGGCCTATCTGGGCACAGCCCGCAAGCGTACTTCGGTGCGCCGCCATGCCAAGCTGATCGATTATCCGATGCATGAAGGCTGCAATGCCCGCGTGTGGGTGCAGATTCAATCCAATGGTGGCGATATCTTCCTTCCACAGGGAATGCAATTATTCACCCGGCTCACTGCCATCAACACGCGAATCGCTCCCAATTCCACCGAATACGATAAGGCGATGGAGCAGCAGCCGGAATGCTTTGAAACCCTGCACGAAGCCATCCTCTGCGAGCATCACAACGAGATCAGGTTCTATACCTGGGGAGACGAGGAGTGCTGCCTGCCGGAAGGCTCGACCAGCGCCACGCTTCTGGATGACAAGGACAATCGGCTGCGGCTACGAGTAGGGGACGTGCTCATCTTCGAAGAGGTGCGTAATTCCAAAACCAGACTCGCCTGCGAAAAGAATCCGGCCCATTGCCATGCCGTGCGTCTCACTCGGGTCTATCCTCAGGCGGAGATTTCTGCCGATAGCGGAGAACTGCAATTGAAACAGGAAGGCAGTGTCGACCAGAGCCTGACCGATTCCCTGACAGATGAAATGATTGTGGAGATCGAGTGGGCACAAGAGGATGCCCTTCCTTTCTGCCTGTGTCTGGAAGAGGTGGTCGATCCCCTTGATCCGGAAAAGGGAAAACAGCCGGTGAGCGTAGCCCGGGCCAATATCGTGCTGGCCGATCACGGCCGGACCCTGGGAGCGGGTAAAGGTGGGGTTGCCGATACCCCGGAGGCATTGGATTCCCCCGGCGAGGATCAATACCGGCCTTCTCTGAAGGAGACCGGGATCACCCACGGCGTTCCTTACAGCGATTCCCAGGCGCGGCGCAAATCTGCCGCGGCAGCATTGGCGCAGGATCCGCGTCAGGCCCTGGCCGAGGTAACGCTTTATGATGATGACGGCAATGACTGGCACGCCCAGCGCGATCTCCTCTACAGCGGCGAGTTCGATCACGACTTTGTCGCCGAGATAGAGGATAACGGCAAAGCCCGGCTGCACTTCGGCGATGGGTTCCTCGGCGAAGCTCCTAAGGAAGGAGCCTCGCTGGAAGCGGTCTACCGGATCGGCAACGGGCGAGCTGGGAATGTGGGGGCGGAGGCCATTGCCCATATTATTGCCAGCGATGACGGCATCGGCACGGTGAGGAATCCCATGCCTGCTCAGGGAGGCACGGATGCCGAGTCCATAGAGGAAGTGAAACTCTATGCTCCGCAAGCCTTCCGCACTCAAAAGCGGGCCGTTACCCCTCAGGATTATGCCGATTGTGCTGCCAAGCACCCTGAAGTGCAGAAAGCGGTGGCTACGTTGCGCTGGACGGGAAGCTGGCACACACTGTTCTTGACCGTGGATCGAATGGGAGGTCGGGAGGTGGATGAGGCATTCGAGGCGAAACTAGTCGCCTTTCTAGAGCAATTCCGACTGGCCTGCCATGACCTGGAAATAGAGCCGCCGATCTATGTGCCGCTGGATACCGCCATGAACGTCTGCGTCAAGCCGGGCTATTTCCGCGACAGGGTCAAGAGCGCGCTGCTGGAGGCATTCGGAACCTCGGATTTGCCCGATGGACGGCGCGGCTTCTTCCATCCCGATAATTTCACCTTCGGGCAGGCGGTCTATCTCAGCCAAGTGATCTCCACCGCCATGCAGATACCGGGGGTCCAGTGGGTGGACCTGAGCGGAGAGATGAACCGGTTCCAGCGATGGGGAGAGCCACCGCATGACGAAGTGGAGGATGGTCTGATTGCCATGGATCGCCTGGAGATCGCGCGCCTCGATAACGATCTCAGCCAACCGGAGAACGGTAGAATCGAATTCTTAATGGAAGGTGGCCTATGACCACACCCTGCAACAGTTCGCCGCTGAGTCCCTGCGATTGCCCCGAAACGCTTCAAATTACGAGGGACAATCCGCCAGGACAGCCCGCCATCTCATACCGGCTGGGAACTCATGCCGTGCTCTTCCAGCAGATGCTGGAGAGGATTCACTCCGATGAGTTTCTTCAGAAGCATCTAACTTCTCGTAGCACCGATGATCCGGCCGTTGCTTTTCTGGATGCCTGGGCTATAGTAGGGGATGTGCTGACGTTCTATCAGGAACGCATCGCCAACGAAGGGTATCTGGGCACGGCCACCGAACGGCGCTCCATACTGGAGATGGCCCGAACCATCGGCTATGAGCTGGACCCCGGTGTTGCCGCCAGCACCTACCTGGCCTTCACCGTGGACAGTACCACCGATCCATATCTGGAGGCGACTATCTCTCAGGGAACTCAGATTCAAAGCATTCCGGCCAAGGGACAGTTGCCCCAGACATTTGAGACGTCCCAAGAGTTTATCGCCCACGCAGAGTGGAATGAACTCAAACCGCGCCGGAGCCGCAACCAGACGCTGGCCCTTGATGCTGATGGCAGGCTGTGCTATCTGGCCCTTTCCGATAAGGGATCGCACACTGTCAGCCAATACTTTCTAGTGAATCCCGATCCTTCGCTCCAAGCCAGCGATCATGTCGAGGCCGCTACGGTCAATACTCTGTACCTGGAGGGCGTGGCCGCTCGACTCCAACCCGGCGATCTCATCCTTCTGGCCGGAGTCAAGAACGGCGGCAGTTACAAAACGCTTGTCAATCCTATCGTACGCCTCGAAATCCAGAAAGAACTGAATCGAACGGTCATCGAACTGGATGGAACCTCTGAAGCTATCACCTTTGCGCCCGCCGATCTGTCTCTGGTCAACTCAATCGCCACCGGGCTCTCCTTCGACGCCGAGCAGGTTCAATCCAATGTGCTTGCCGCCGATATCAGCCAGAAGATGCTGAGCGCGCTGATGAATATCAACCAGTGGGATCGGACCGGGCTTTTGAACCACATCAACGCCATTCAATCCGCTGCAGCCACGCTGTCCACTTTCCAGGGCGTGTTTGCCTTCCGGGAGCAGGTGGGATTCTTTGGTAATACTGCGCCCAAATGGGAATCTCTGCCTGTCAGTCAACGATATGATCATTACAAAGTTCAGGAAGGCGGGGAGTGGAAAGAGGTTGACGGCGATCCTGTTTACGAGCAGGACTGGGACAAGTACGGTTGGCTTATCTGGAAAGACTATCCCGTCGGAAACTGGTACTCCTCCTCCGGTGCGGACGTCTATCTGGAAAGGAAAGTGGAGGGGATCGGGAAAGAGAGCTGGACGGTGTTCCAACTTGCTGGCCAGGGCTCGCAACATCGATATACGGCGCTGCGGGTGACGGACACCATGGATCAATCAATCACCGGCTTCTCTCTGAGCGGAAAATCCACCGGACTGCGGCTGAGGGAGGAAAACGGACGTCCTATACGTGACCCGTATAACGATTTCGTGTTCACCAACGATGCCTTCGATGAATTTCAGGTCCGCAATACCACCGCCCATGTCAAAAGCGAGAGGCTGGCCCTGACGGCCTTGCCGATAGAGGACAACATGGAAGAAGAGCAGATGGATGCCGAGGGCAATACAACGCTCTCCGGCGTCAGCCAGATGATGCTCGAAGGCATGGTGCTGGACTTGCAGATAGATCAGCCGGTGATCATCAGCGGCGAACAAGCGGATGCCGCAGGGGTCATCTCCAGCGAGGTGGCGTTGCTAAAGGATATCGTCCATAACCGAGGATACACCGTGCTCTATTTCAAGGAAGCCCTGAAGTACCGTTATCTTCGCGATACTGTCAGCCTCAGCGCCAATGTGGTTCCGGCCACTCACGGAGAGACGGTTTCGGAGGTGCTGGGGAGTGGGAACGGCACTCAAACCAATCAGCGTTTCAAGCTCAAGAAGCCCCCGCTAACCTATACGTCGGCGTCCACAGAGACCGGATCGGAAAGCTCGCTCACCGTCAAGGTCGACGGAATCGACTGGGAGGAAGCCGGTTCTCTTTATGGACTCGACTCCCGAACCCGGAGCTATATTGTGCGCCTGGATAACGAAGGCAATGTGTTTATCACCTTTGGCGATAGTAAGATGGGGGCTCGCCTGCCGACAGGTGTGGAGAATATCGCCGCCACCTATCGCAGCGGCATCGGCTTTGACGGCGAGGTCGATGCCGAGAGCCTGAAGCTTCTCAAGACCCGGCCTCAGGGAATCCGCAGCGTCAATAACCCAATCGCTGCCAGCGGCGCGGATGACCCGGAGACGATGGATACCGCCCGCACGAATGCCCCTTTGACCGTGCTGACCATGAATCGCATCGTCTCGCTGAAGGACTACGAAGACTTCAGCCGGGCGTTTTCCGGCATCGGTAAGGCTCAGGCGATTGTGCTCTGGAACGGCGAAGTCGATCTGGTGCATATCACCATCGCCAGCGCCGGCGGGGAAGCACTGGATTCCACTTCGATCACCTATCAGAACTTGGTGGAGGCCATCGATACCTACCGCAATCCCATCTGCCAGGTGCAGGTGGACACCTTCGATCTGCGCCTTTTCCACATAGAAGCCAAGGTCAAAATCGATTCCCGTTACGTTGCCGCCGATGTCCTGGATCAGGCTGAGTCGGCGCTGAAAGAGGCTTTCGCCTTCGAAGAGCGAATGTTCGGCCAACCGGTCACGGCAGCGGAGGTCATCAGCATCATCCAGCAGATTCCCGGCGTCATCTACGTCGATCTGGATCGGCTTTACTTGGCCGATGATGAAACGGGACCGACCCAGATCAACCCGCCATCGATGTTGCCCGCCCATCAAGCCCGATGGCCTCGCGGCAAGGATTTTGAGCGGGCGCAATTGCTTCTGATCAACCCCGTCGGCATCAAGATGGAGGAAAAGACATCATGACTCAGAATGACCAGGATCGCCTCTATAATCTTTTGCCGTCCATCTATCGCATCCGGGATGCCGATCAGGGAGAGCCTTTGCGCTCCCTTTTGATGATTATTCAGGAGCAGGCCGATGCCCTCCGGAAGGATATCGACGGCCTCTATGAGGACTGGTTTATCGAGACCTGCGCCGATTGGGTGATCCCTTATATCGGCGAACTGGTGGGCAACCGGCCTTTGCATGAGATCAAAAAGGCTCGCCGCACCGATGTGGCCAAGACCATCTATTACCGGCGGCGCAAGGGTACCGCGGCCATGCTGGAAGAGATGGCGAGAGATGTGACCGGCTGGGGGGCGCATGTGGTGGAGTTCTTCAAGCTGATGGAGTGGAGCCAAAATCTGAATCATCTCCGGTTTTCGAAATCTATCGATCCACCCCCCGGTTCGCCCGTATCGGTGGACTACGTGGGAACGGTCAATATCCGAAGCCGGGACGTCATCGACCGGATCGACGGACCTTTTGACGTCATCAGCCACACGGCGGATATCCGTCCCATCTGCTGCTGGGAGGGCTGGCACAATATTCGCAAGATCGGGTTTTTCCTCTGGCGGTTGGAGACGTATCTATTGGCTGCCATCAGCCCGCGTCCGGTGCCGGATCATCCCCATTGCTTTACCTTCAGCCGGTTGGGAAATATGACGCCGCTTTTCCATGAGCCTCAGCGCGAGGATGACGATACCGGACTCGCCAGGGAAATCCATGTGTCCGGCCCGATCCGGCCATTGGCTTTTGATATTGATTTGAAGGCATATGATCCTGACGATGGCTCCGGCAGCAGCGATTATTATGGCCATGACCGGGGACTCTCGATCACCAAAAACGGGAAGCCGGTGCCCCCGGAAGATATCGTGAGCATGGACCTGAGCAGCTTCGGGTGTCCTGACGCAGGCAAAGTAGCCATCGATGTGAAACATGGCCTGCTGGGATTTGCGCCGGGCGAGGAGCCAAGCGCTCCTGCCAATTTGGCTAAGTTCAATGCTACGTACACTTATGCCTTCAGCGCTGATATCGGCGGCGGCCCTTATGAACGCCGTCAGGACATGATCGAACATGAAGAGGAAACAGCTACGGTGATCGAGGTGGCCAAAGGAACTGCTATCGATACGCTGCAAAAGGCTCTCAATCAGTGGGCTGCAGACGATAAGAAAGCGTGTACCATTCGAATCATGGACAACGGCATCTACGGCGGCAACATGGATATCGAGTTGCCTGTGGACGGTTGGCTGCAAATCCAGGCGGATAACGGCGTCTGGCCCGATGTGCGTCTGGTCGGAATTTCCAGCCTCAAGGTTGCCAGCGGTGAAGCCAGATTAATCCTGGATGGCCTTCTAGTGGAAGGGGCTTTTGATCTCAGCGGCAGCCTGGATTTGATCCTTCAGCATTGCACGCTCGTTCCCGGAAGATGGCTGAACCTGGCGGGCGATCCCATTTATCCTGATCGCGATAGTCTGGTGGTTACGACCGCTTCTGCCGAAATGAGCGTCACCATCAGGAAGTGTATCCTCGGCCCGATACGAATGCCGGAGATCACCAAATGCCTGGCGATTGAGGACAGCATCGTCCAGGGGTTGAGAGTAGGCAAAGGCGTGCGGTATGCCATCGCGGCGGATGATCAAGGAGATGAACCCGGCCCGCCGCTGGTTCTGGACCGCGTCACTGTCTTTGGCCCCGTGTATGCCAAAGAATTGATCCGGGCCTCCGAGGTGATCTTCACCGATGAGGTCATGACCGAGCGCCAGCAGATCGGCTGCGTCCGCTTCAGCTACGTGCCGGAGGGATCGCTGACGCCTCGGCGCTATCACTGCCAGCCGGATACGGCGATGTCTAAAGAAGAGCAGCTTCTCAAGCGTAATTTGACCGCCGCGGAGAGAAAGCTGATCAGGGATCGGCTGGAGCCACTCTTTACCTCCCGGCGCTATGGAGAGCCGGGCTACGCACAGATAATCCGCCCCTGC includes the following:
- a CDS encoding DUF4157 domain-containing protein, with the protein product MEEVESSVTEALDSSGQPLDARTRAFMEPRFGHDFGQVRVHTDRRAAESAARIGAHAYTVGQNMVFSAGEYRPDTSQGRQLMAHELTHTVQQGATPTIQCDVEDPQRFREVHEALFHNQPGGGGAMLQWVDPAQGVPGTEEALFQQAKSNIQQFIQANPASVGGTVTPRTTEADLDTDAIEANRRICLRFPVIPSPASEAQIRSAVSVMTPALTNDVDYQRQWLANRLPGWSDSELYNITETDLRMVALLDRLLNDPDVGSSLKTMASRAAGFQRGEGQAREIFLHEGIQAQNRPGTLYHELTHFYSHTVFRDWVATTTNSRWYNDGFAEYLARLAMPDPVRVQRTQYQDRWDSINTEVAPSVPEDDIARAYFLGEVWRIETASTVSRREAGAQLDLQETATAGEEKESSRTGPGINQTVMPGQHYRFMNIGFDRPAPKPEHVGFFRQIKSEHLDPAPAVAVCFVGHASTAGSLEYNEQLSSRRAQAFYEMAQTEGVSGDRLIGAANPPHLGETRVTATEEDPATRAFNRRVEMILQPVAAGATVAQANMRRSSRIDVATSVQAHLPSYPDSDGGLLTQALLARLGRQGTTPSAATAAVGAGERRFGSSPGSDEERAGVSVGQSATAASGSTPQRRAVVIGNGDYDPATTSGHTMATTNPLPSSLTDSSRIATALSDRGYDVSHLPNQTATQIDSALTSALSGLSAGSELFFYYSGHGTLEGLIGIDGTAFTQAQMLSIRSAARTALVDLIINTDACHSGVFADAIRGAELRDTRTSAAGGSGGSTNAILVAALDAAIAVQDAKDAYNTAIQGWWEQRWVLEAAMAAPPPMTDPDIDPRGIAWSTHYQTAASHWNDFVTTANPLLHAMRIAAATAGIALAGLTLTSITSPYNSDAEMLVQAGLDDVDTLTNQVLTEVDGRLP
- a CDS encoding phage baseplate assembly protein V; translation: MKFFGKYRGTVANNVDPMQQGRIQVNCPSVLGDGQMSWAMPCSPYAGSSVGLFTIPPAGANVWVEFEEGEPDYPIWSGCFWGTGEVPASPAIAEMKVFKTDTATITINDTPGAGGIKIETTAGMKIEISATGIEINNGSGASIKLQGNKVTINDSALEVM
- a CDS encoding GPW/gp25 family protein codes for the protein MQIDYPLHFDSRGRTAEAAADKHIRDLIEQVLFTSPGERVNRPTFGCGLMQLVFAPNSDELATATQYLVQGSLQQWLGDLIQVEAVEVRSEESTIEVTMKYIVRQTRERTVAQFSREV
- a CDS encoding putative baseplate assembly protein is translated as MNTQYHCHNPQRLQLVRQHPNLNAIDYLEVLDQLSPDQSLRQRILLVHCVKPISGVTAANVRIEGGVRRQVNVQEASIASEMIDALKDLPVQTRSEILDRDDPARVLIVKVDSLADFSTYRLKLVKSITSDTPPVGFDPVLFWIEFAFKVECPSDFDCLPRLVCPPPDLTGPRIDYLAKDYASFRRLLLDRLSTVLPDWQERNAADVGVALVEALAYAGDYLSYYQDAVATEAYLGTARKRTSVRRHAKLIDYPMHEGCNARVWVQIQSNGGDIFLPQGMQLFTRLTAINTRIAPNSTEYDKAMEQQPECFETLHEAILCEHHNEIRFYTWGDEECCLPEGSTSATLLDDKDNRLRLRVGDVLIFEEVRNSKTRLACEKNPAHCHAVRLTRVYPQAEISADSGELQLKQEGSVDQSLTDSLTDEMIVEIEWAQEDALPFCLCLEEVVDPLDPEKGKQPVSVARANIVLADHGRTLGAGKGGVADTPEALDSPGEDQYRPSLKETGITHGVPYSDSQARRKSAAAALAQDPRQALAEVTLYDDDGNDWHAQRDLLYSGEFDHDFVAEIEDNGKARLHFGDGFLGEAPKEGASLEAVYRIGNGRAGNVGAEAIAHIIASDDGIGTVRNPMPAQGGTDAESIEEVKLYAPQAFRTQKRAVTPQDYADCAAKHPEVQKAVATLRWTGSWHTLFLTVDRMGGREVDEAFEAKLVAFLEQFRLACHDLEIEPPIYVPLDTAMNVCVKPGYFRDRVKSALLEAFGTSDLPDGRRGFFHPDNFTFGQAVYLSQVISTAMQIPGVQWVDLSGEMNRFQRWGEPPHDEVEDGLIAMDRLEIARLDNDLSQPENGRIEFLMEGGL